One genomic segment of Catalinimonas alkaloidigena includes these proteins:
- a CDS encoding ExbD/TolR family protein yields the protein MNLDSKHKIETSFNFSSIADIIFLLLIFFMLTSSFVTPSGLPVNLPSSKSSNIVMQKVSVTITPDIRFYINDKLVPSAQLEAAIASSLSQSEQGVVVLNVDKSVPVEHLVKVAGIASSLNAKVSVATIPE from the coding sequence ATGAATCTTGACTCTAAACATAAAATTGAGACCTCGTTCAATTTTTCTTCCATCGCAGATATAATATTCCTGCTGCTTATATTTTTTATGTTAACTTCTTCATTCGTTACCCCTTCTGGTTTGCCAGTCAACCTTCCCTCTAGCAAATCTTCAAATATAGTTATGCAGAAGGTTAGCGTAACAATTACTCCAGATATTCGGTTTTATATTAATGATAAGCTAGTACCTTCTGCTCAATTAGAGGCTGCAATAGCGAGTAGTCTTTCACAGAGTGAACAAGGGGTAGTGGTGCTGAACGTAGATAAATCGGTTCCAGTGGAACATCTGGTGAAAGTTGCGGGAATTGCGAGTTCATTAAATGCTAAAGTTTCAGTAGCAACTATTCCTGAGTAG
- a CDS encoding MotA/TolQ/ExbB proton channel family protein, whose product MILLQIQTELDTAAVDTLSNAGNETVTVWDLLLKGGYVMVPLILLSILAVYIFVERVLTIKKASKVPEQFTDKIKNLVSSGDINSARLICSQTDTPIARMIEKGISRIGSPLKTIEVSIENVGKIELYRLEKNLNLLATISGAAPMIGFLGTVTGMIQAFIAIAQEEGNVSPRLLSTGIYEAMITTATGLAVGIIAYLGYNYLVSQVSKVVHKMEYTSIDFIDLLQEPR is encoded by the coding sequence ATGATATTACTTCAAATTCAGACCGAATTAGACACGGCTGCTGTTGATACCTTATCCAATGCTGGTAATGAAACAGTGACCGTTTGGGATTTATTATTAAAGGGTGGATATGTAATGGTCCCTCTGATCTTACTGTCAATCCTCGCAGTTTATATTTTTGTGGAAAGAGTTTTGACGATCAAAAAAGCTTCAAAGGTACCTGAGCAGTTTACCGACAAAATTAAAAACCTGGTTTCTAGTGGTGATATCAATTCTGCAAGATTGATCTGCTCTCAGACTGATACTCCAATAGCACGAATGATTGAAAAAGGGATCAGCAGGATTGGGAGCCCACTCAAGACCATTGAGGTATCCATTGAAAATGTGGGTAAAATAGAACTTTACCGATTAGAAAAAAATTTAAATCTACTGGCTACCATCAGTGGTGCCGCTCCTATGATTGGCTTTTTGGGTACAGTCACGGGGATGATTCAGGCTTTTATCGCTATTGCGCAGGAAGAAGGGAACGTAAGTCCCAGATTGCTTTCAACAGGGATATATGAAGCGATGATTACTACTGCTACAGGTTTGGCTGTTGGTATCATTGCCTATCTAGGTTACAATTATCTGGTCTCACAGGTGAGCAAAGTAGTGCACAAAATGGAATATACTTCCATTGATTTTATTGACCTTTTGCAGGAACCCAGATAA
- a CDS encoding SPOR domain-containing protein — translation MMEDNERQSYNQEDQDDFGLPEPEYSPLQREEEYSPVNEQQDYYQDDEDEKDSKSTGLIVFGILSLVLIVGLVVYLFLFDGMAQVSSWFGEEPAPTTTYVEPEPEPIIEDTPESAPEEPVTEVNSLIPYSDISTISEPTGRSFIVIGSFVDEDLAMDYANKLMEEGIGTRILSPTDRAPLMHRIAVADFTDFNTAMQQVQQFRDQYGDNTWVLKY, via the coding sequence ATGATGGAAGACAATGAAAGACAGTCTTACAATCAGGAAGATCAAGATGATTTTGGCTTGCCCGAGCCAGAGTACAGCCCTTTGCAACGTGAAGAGGAGTATTCCCCTGTAAATGAACAGCAAGACTACTACCAGGATGATGAAGATGAGAAAGATTCAAAATCCACCGGCTTAATAGTATTCGGAATCCTAAGCCTGGTTCTTATTGTTGGCCTCGTAGTTTATCTTTTTCTCTTTGATGGTATGGCTCAAGTAAGTAGTTGGTTTGGAGAGGAACCAGCACCAACTACCACTTATGTAGAACCTGAGCCAGAGCCCATTATTGAGGACACACCGGAGTCTGCACCTGAAGAACCAGTGACAGAAGTAAACTCTCTCATACCTTATAGTGATATCTCTACAATTTCTGAACCCACCGGACGTTCATTCATCGTGATTGGTAGTTTTGTAGATGAAGATCTGGCCATGGACTATGCTAATAAGTTAATGGAAGAGGGCATAGGCACCAGAATTTTATCACCTACTGACAGAGCGCCATTGATGCACCGTATTGCAGTAGCTGATTTTACTGATTTCAATACAGCCATGCAGCAGGTGCAGCAGTTCAGAGATCAATATGGAGACAATACCTGGGTTCTTAAATATTAA
- a CDS encoding co-chaperone GroES, with protein MELTTDNKLKKLIIVGDRILIKPKKASEKTKSGLYLPPGVHEQEKVQYGYVMKTGPGYPIPLPAEEDEPWKEREESIKYIPLQAKEGDMAIFLQKGAFEVMYGDEKYYIVPQASILMLEREEDL; from the coding sequence ATGGAGTTGACTACGGATAATAAATTGAAAAAACTAATAATAGTAGGGGATAGAATATTAATAAAGCCTAAGAAAGCCTCCGAAAAAACCAAAAGCGGACTCTATCTACCTCCGGGAGTACATGAACAGGAAAAAGTACAGTATGGCTATGTGATGAAGACCGGACCAGGTTATCCCATTCCCTTACCCGCAGAAGAAGATGAACCCTGGAAAGAACGTGAAGAGTCAATTAAATATATTCCATTACAGGCAAAAGAAGGCGATATGGCAATTTTCCTGCAAAAAGGGGCATTTGAAGTGATGTATGGTGACGAAAAGTATTATATCGTTCCTCAGGCCTCCATTCTCATGCTAGAACGAGAAGAGGATCTTTAA